One Littorina saxatilis isolate snail1 linkage group LG1, US_GU_Lsax_2.0, whole genome shotgun sequence genomic window carries:
- the LOC138950764 gene encoding peptidyl-prolyl cis-trans isomerase B-like, with protein sequence MLVCGAVVHLLGKTFVFADDNPNEPEVTDKVYFDIEIGGEKVGRIVIGLFEKIVPKTARNFKTLAIGDQTADGKKMTYKGSKFHRVVKDFVIQGGDVIVGDGTGSYSIYGKRFPDENFKLKHYGAGWVSMANAGKDTNGSPFFITTKEARMVDGDCVVFGKVLNGMKVVRKIDNSKTTGEEVRPVIDMVIASSGTIPLDRPFRVKTESAPAPFRAPCVHYAFQPPQPLTHARTTTTTTTIPRTHSPVRAPCVHYAFQLPQLLPLVPIALSVPPAYATPSNYHNHYSSYP encoded by the exons ATGTTGGTCTGTGGGGCTGTTGTTCATCTGCTTGGGAAGACGTTTGTATTTGCAGACGACAATCCAAATGAACCAGAAGTAACTGACAAG GTTTACTTTGACATCGAAATCGGAGGAGAAAAGGTTGGGCGCATTGTGATCGGTCTGTTTGAAAAGATTGTCCCGAAGACTGCAAGGAACTTCAAAACTTTGGCTATTGGAGATCAG ACAGCTGATGGGAAGAAAATGACTTACAAAGGCAGCAAGTTTCACCGAGTTGTAAAAGACTTCGTGATCCAAGGGGGTGACGTCATAGTGGGCGATGGAACAGGAT CCTATAGCATCTATGGGAAACGTTTTCCTGATGAGAACTTCAAGCTGAAGCATTACGGGGCTGGATGGGTGTCGATGGCGAACGCTGGCAAGGACACGAACGGATCCCCGTTCTTCATCACCACCAAAGAGGCAAGGATGGTTGACGGCGATTGTGTCGTGTTTGGAAAAGTTCTCAATGGCATG aAAGTGGTACGCAAAATCGATAACAGCAAGACCACCGGTGAGGAAGTCAGACCTGTGATAGATATGGTCATTGCTTCCAGCGGTACAATTCCACTGGACAGGCCTTTTCGGGTGAAAACAGAATCTGCCCCTGC CCCTTTCCGTGCCCCCTGCGTGCACTACGCCTTccaaccaccacaaccactaACCCATGCCCGTACCACAACCACCACTACAACTATCCCTCGTACCCATAGCCCTGTCCGTGCCCCCTGCGTACACTACGCCTTCCAACTTCCACAACTACTACCCCTCGTGCCCATAGCCCTGTCCGTGCCCCCTGCGTACGCTACGCCTTCCAACTACCACAACCACTATTCCTCGTACCCATAG